The genomic DNA TGATAAGATGgatattgacaaaattacactACCTGATTCAATACTGCACACCTCGAGAGCCAATGATATGTACATACAGATTGTACACATTAAAATATGAGCAGACGAATGCTTAATTCTTCTTAAGTATGGAAATAAAACAATGTACAATAAAATGACTGGCAGTGACCTTCAGAGGTGTGGCTAATTTTTCCATGTTTAAAGGGACAgtggctgtaatttttgatattttccttaccatttttgttttctatgtcaactacagtttcttcttATTCTCCCAAAAGCAATGTTGAGAAACATAGTGtcgagcttgtcaactcagcctgtacatgcataaactgcattgttatcattgacaagtgaatttcaccCTGGAcctgaattcaaatgtaaaaaaaataacaatgtaCTATGGTGTTGACACTGAAAAGCAGGTGTtgcaacatgcttttgggagtagaaaaagaactaacggttaaaggtatactgtcacctgttccaattttgccacagttaccatggaaagagaaaatctaaccaatcacagattttaagtgggtggccactttttaaaaacagcgccctcacatgatcattttgaatagcaaggaacgcctctttgaccatatatgggaatatttagattacaggtgattgtatacctttaaaacaaaaacaaagattgTTAAAAAAGACATGTAAAGTCCCAGCTACTGTTCCTTTGGCAGAGtttatgaaaacatgaaaagagTGATAATCAACACTTACACTGAAATTTACAAGTAATTCAATAGTTGTGGTTCTACTCTATTGATGTACATTTCAaccaaaattttgtcacattcaaTGCCCCTAAACTCAACATCTCAGCAAATTCCCTACATTTCTGAAGTCACCGATAACACTCCATCTATAGGGCACTTACCGCACAACTTCAAGGTTGTGAAGAGATggtaatatttataatataacCTTATTGTCCTTGAATACAATGTGTGTCTGGATTTTGTGTGTGGTATGGTATTTAATAAGGTCTTTCAAATGGGCAATTATTACATTGTGCCATTTCTTTGCACAGTGGGACTTAACGACAGTTCTCAGCAGAGAAATCACTAATTTACCACTAAATAAAGTGTGAATTCACAGttaataatttgaaaatgactATACAAGAAACTACATATAACAAAAATCTTTGGTCAACGAAGACAGCCTGAAATAATGAAACATAGTCTTAAGCTTGAAATTAAAACAAagcatatgtatactataaattttcttacaaaaacaataaacaacataATTCTTTGTGAAATATCCTAAATGTGGTAAGATTGTGACAATGTGTCAATTATTCCGAAAGAAAACCGTAAGGCAACTGGTAGGGACGGTTCACTGATTACCATACAAATGCATAGATTAAAAAATAATTCTGAATAGTTAACTTCTTGTTACTGTTTACATCTGAGGATGAATATTAAGTGCATTTGTAAACAGATGAAGTTCATTGTCACTCATATATCAAATTTGACCAAACAATATAATATTCGCTGGGTtagattgcattttgttgtttgGAAAGGCTAATGTACATACTTAAAAAATTCTTGCATTGATAATACAGAAATTCATAGCATAGCGACTAGACATACTTAAAAAGCAAAACTGCTGTTTCACACAGATACCACCTCTAAGAAAACAGTTATTCTCCTTCCCTCTGACTGGAAGCATAGAATTGTTTCTATCAAATCTGTGAATTTTAGATTGAAGAAAGTTTAACTGTCATCTGAAATTTGGAAGAGACACACAGGCAGCTAATTTGGAAAAGTTGCCTCTACAGATAAAAAGAGTATAATTTGTCTTGCACACGGTATACCAAGTATACTAATGCCTTTCAGTAAACAAAACAACATCTGAAATAACTTCAAACTGACCACAGGGCAAGTAGGTGTAATATTTACACAACTGGCAAAAAAATTGTCTGTCTCAGGCAGACGGTTACTTTGCATTCTTGTTGAGCCAGTCATAAGAGAAGGTAAATGCATTAAATACGGCCACacttgattaattaattaattcattcatCACAATGCCCATTATACTGTACAATGTCACAAGAATGCTATTTTGCAACTCAACTCTCATTAGGAGGAACATGTTCCTCAGACTATGCAAATCAATTTACATGCTCACTGAAGGAGAACAAAGTAGTGAGCTAAAATTCAGAtgcaaacaaatatttgttAACTTTTGCCCTGTTCTCTGTGAtagttaaaaatactgaaatttactTGATACGTGGTAGAAATTACATGCCTGCATCTGTTTAAAGCAGGTTAATTTCAGTTAGCTGCCTGATGGATAGGTATAAACAATTTCAAAGTTTTGGTTTGCTTAGATCGTCAGTCAAGTATACCAGGTTTATAGAATAAGATATGATCATAAGGGAAAGTACACTACATGTGATTGGTTGggagcaaaaaatgtctgattgTTATATATTTGCCGCTAATAGTCTTCACTGTCTACACTCAATCCCTTGGCTACTGACGTTAAATTTCCGGAAGATCTTTAATGTGTACAGATTATATTTTGTAATGTTCGTCAAGATGTTTACTGAAGAAATACTGATCTTTTTCTGTTACATTTCAGACATTGTAGACCTGACTTAAAATAATGCAAcattcacacatttttcataTTACTATTTAATGCCTGCTttccttttttgtaaaaaacttCTGCACCAAGAAATAATCGTTGCATGATAACTACCCAGTGACTGTTTTTCAGTGATAGGAAAGGATAAAACAGGATAACTCTGTTGACTTTTGAATTATTTGAATTATATGTCAGAGTGGTAGTGTTTCAGTACGGCGACATCTACAAAAGAAGGACTTGGACAGCACTGTTATATGAAGTAACATGATACAGACGTACTATAGAAGCTCTGAATAAAGCTCCTTTAAACCATCAGATTTTGATAGTCCTGGGTGTGATTGGCATTTAATGTCATTCAACATAATGTATTGGGCACATAACCAGTGTCATCCACATCACATGGATTTGACGATGTGGAACTTTCACTGCTCACGCTGTCCGCATCATGTGCATCATAGTTCTGTTGTGTGAGTGGGGATGGTTGACCCCACGGTAGATGCCTGGGGCTGCCACTTGATGTGGAAAGTCTCATCTCTGAATCATCAACATCTTCACCATTGTCAGTGTTACTGGAGGTTGTGCTGCTGTCATCATCCTGCTCGATGCTTTGGTCAAAATTCTCGAGGGGCTGATAGTCATGTCTGTGGTTCCCACTCGAAATTTGTCTTTGCCTGTCTTTGTCTGTGCTGAGTGATGATGGTTCTGCTAGTGGTTGGCTAGATGGCTGAGTGATCTGATGTTGAAAATCAACCAACGGCACGTATTCTCCATTTTTAGCTTCAGTCGGTTTTTCTGGTATTCCAGTATTCACACCTTTGGTGCTATTTCCCTCAGATTTTTCCATCTGTGATGTAGGTAATGACGGGCGTTCACGGACTCCCCCTGTGGTTTGAAATTCAAGGTGACTTCCATCGCTGTTAGAAGGAGATGACCTTGGCCAGGAATCATCTGAGACTTTCTTCAGCAATGGAGCTGAACTCTCCACATTGGAATCGTTTCCAGCACAAGGTGTTGCACCTTTACTACGACAAGCAGGAATATtgctgtcattttgttttgaagaTCCATTTGGGATGAAGGCTGCCTGTTTCGGTTGTCTTTGCACATATTCTGGAGAGTGGACTTCCCTTGCATTTTTGAAAGACCTCTTCATGTGTTCTTCAGGTTTGCCTTGTAACAGAGGAACTGTATTCTCCTCATCTTCACTGTGACAGGCATAAAGTGTGCTGCCATCCGATGTGACCGAGCTACTGCTTGATGATGTGGATTCTAAATCTCTTCTAGACCTTCCACTTTGCAAGAAGTCATGTGGCTGATATTCTTGTGATAGGGCCAAGCTTCCAGGTTGTTTCACCTGTACAGCTGGTTGGTGGGAAATGCGATTGGTGGCATTAACCAAACCAGGTGGATCAGGTGTATTTGCTTCCTGTGGAGCTTTCTCATCACAAGGCTTGGACATATGACCATCTCGTTTGACAATTTCACCATCAACTGGCTGTGGACCATTGATGCCATGGTGCACTGGAACTTTGGATGAAACGCTGGGTTGTACTTTGGGCATATTTGCCACAGCGCCGTGTTGAATGTATGTGCTGTTGGCAGGATCTCCATGATGTCCAGTGAAAGCATCTCCATTAGCCTTTCCAGGAGGTGAAAATGGATGCTTTCCTCTTTTTGCAGACGGCTGTATGATAGGTTTCATCACTCCTTTTCTGTCCGTCTGAATCTCTGCTCTATTCACTACTTGTTGCTCAGGTAGTAGAACACAGCGACCATTTCTTTCAGTAACTTGTTGGTAGTCATCGGAGGCAATGCTGGCCCCAGGCACTGCTTTGCCATCTGCAGTACCCCTCTTGTTGATCACCACCACTGTTGGTATTCTGGCATCTTTGCCAAATTTTCCTTTTTCTGTGTTTGCCCCTGGATTTGGCAGTAAGGCTTTCTGGCTGTCtgtgtcaacatctgaactgaTGGAACCTGTACTGCTTGAGTCATTCCTTCCTAACTCATCCTTCACCATGTATGGCAATTGATCAAAGACCTCCTTCTCatcattttgaaagtttgtctgTGGCATCTGTCAAGTTGGAAGGTGGTGAGATCATTCGTCAGTCATCATTGAAGaacaacaatgaaaacacaaatgtacattaAATGAAATCCTGATCATCTATAGACATAACATAGTCAATTACGTCATTTCAGCAtggattttttgacaaaaagtcaatCAGTCAAGGAACATTTTGATGGCACATGTTGCCAAGTGCTTCAATGAAAGCATAACCTCTTGTTCTTTGATGTGGTTTAAGAAATCAACTTGTAAACTCTGTTTTGAAAGCATTTCAATTGACAATAAAGACACccttatgattttttttcatatgtgcTCCCATGTAAAAAACTTTGTGGactcaatgttttttttatattgaaCATTCAGTAATCGCACTTGACAGCATTCACTCTCAACTGCAGTCACTTCATCTAGAATGAAACACGTTTTTCAGATGTTGAATATTGAGTAATTGCACTGGACAGTACGGAATCTAAACTGCACCGAGTTCATCAAAAACGAGAATTAATCCTCCTCACCTCTGCATCCCACAGTGGTTTTGCATGAGACACATGTTGCTTCTTGGCACATTTGCGACAATAGACAAAAAGTAGAAAAATTATCATGATCCCCGTAAAACCTGCCAGCACTGACAAAACAATCGGCCATACTgaagagagaaaaagaaaaataatgagTTCACTTCAATAAAATGTCAGAAATCATAGTTGACAACTGTTTTGATGACTCAATGCatatttgctgtacattttacTAATTTGTCTACATTCAATTAATTTGGAAACTCTGAAAGTGACAAATGCTTCCTAAAAAACAATTCTCAGCTTGAAACTATGAGTGCAATAACATGCTccagatttttaaaaatatcataGTCAATGTAACTGAGTATGTAATAAAAGATAGTGAAGTCAATCTATTTGTCTAAAATTTCATCAGGCATATTAATTGATCTTAACTTGGAAAAATTAGTGTTAACACATTATGTAGCACTGTGTGGGTCTCCATGTACCGGGTATTATATATACAACAGCCAGATGTTACATTCCTAGAGCTGCATTGTTTTAACAATATGCGGTTTAAGTTAAAGAGTTCAGCATCAATTTCCGCATCACCTTTCTGTTCATAGCATAGTTGAACTTCATTGCTCTTGGATAAAGGACTCTCCAAGTGGTTCAAACTTGACTTCACCGAACAAGTGACCTGTAGAGCATCGGTCGCTATGCCTGCATCACATTTTGCTTCTGCCTTAATTTCTGTAAGACCAACGGCCTCCCTGCTAATGATCACATCACCGCCAGAGTAACAATCTATCATATATATCATGTCTTCTAAAGGACCATTGGGTCTGAAAGGAAACCATCGTAGATAACAcacttaaagaaaattctttatgTTTCTAAAGATGAGATTATTTATCTTGTTGctaattttatttgaaagataGGGTGCTTATTTGTGCAATTGTCATTTTAATCCAACGTAATGTTAAACAAACATCAAACATATGCTGTTCTCTTGCAGAGTGATCAGTTGCCCAATCAGCAAAACTCGTTAAAACTTTGCTCCAATCagaatgtttttgacaaaactttAACCTATTCTATTGAACATCTGCACTATCATATATGGTACAGGGATATAAAACAGTGTTCTTTTAGAAAGCTATCTAGTTTCGATGATATTGGAGttgcaaatttatgtcaatGAAAGTTGAAAAAACTACAGTAAAGTCTGACACTCTACCTGTCTGGGGGTAGCCAGGCAATTTTCAGTGTGGAATCATCAACTGGGGTCGCTTTCACTTTCAGTGGCATGCTTGGTACTGATATTGAGAATTAAAACATCAATGTTTAGCAATTAAGATACTCCTGTATAATACACAGAGCAAAGATTCATCTCATGGTATTTATATCATAGTTTTTTCTTGATGATTGCACGGTGAGGAACATATTCATGACCATGGTAATGGCACACAAGTGCACTATGACAATGTTCTCCAATGAGATCAACACTTTTGAAGTCACAAAATACTTAATCTTGCTCGGTTAAAGTTCTTAACATCTGTAATATGCCGACATTATTAATTAatcaaacttttctttttattgtCTCCAAGTTAAAAGAAGCAATTATGCCAGTTAAAAGAAGCAATTATGCCACCTGTAATGGGTAAATAATTTCATTAATGATTAATTAATAAATGATTAATTGAACGTGAGTGCTtctgaactctacaacgtgtagagaagtcgcagtcagaaaaatgtaacaacttagctcggtgattgaaccactcttttttgagagtggggatttggccgagttGTTCTGTCTGCTGCTTCTCCGCTATGCAAGTgggtgccgtatgttgtgggtaaATCAAACCCCAAATGAAGACACCGTATtctctaccctgggttgatagctctgctggtggacagattGTCCctgaggttatcgttcgcccagtttaagcaatgtattgtattcattgcttcgatataaagtttgtgtgtgatgtgtgattGTTGAGTGTGTGAATGTGAGTGCTTCTCAACTCTACAACATGTGGAGaagtcgcagtcagaaaaatgtaacaacttagctcggtgaTTGAACCACTCtgttttgagagtggggatttggcagAGTTGTTCTGTCTAttgcttctccgctaggcgaATGGgtgctgtatgttgtgggttcgaaccctgAATGAAGACACCGTATTCTTTAACAAGGtaaaatttcatcatatatgATTGATGCAACAATTCCTACAACTACATGAGATACTGCTCACAGGTTTTCTGAGATGTAAAAGCACCTACAATCCATTTAAATTTGGCAGGAGTGTTCACAAGAACAATAACACTTGGAAACAGAACCTTAACTCACCTCCCATCAGTGTAGTAGCATAGACTGGGTCTGAGTAATTACCACAAGGCTCTGCGATCAATGCCACGCTGCAAGCTCTGACGTTGATTTCATACATCTCATATCCACAAAGGTTTGCTATCTTGGTCTCCGTGAGCGTTGCATTGACAAATTTAGGTTGGCAGTATTTGGTATTGTTCTGAGGTCTTGCGGTCACTTCATAATGAGATATCTTATTATGCTGCATGATTGGCATTGACCATCTCACAGTGAACTCTGACTCATTGACTAGTTCCGCTGGCATCTCCACACCGGTTGGACGCTCTTCCGGAGCTAAAGAATAAACAGTTAACATAACGTCAGGTGTCACAATGAATTCATCCCATAATCCAGACACTAGACACTTCTCAGAATGCAATCAAATTAGCAAGAAGATTAATTGGTGTGACTTAAGTACATGTATTGGAGTttataaaattggtgaaatttaTCTCTCTATGCTTAAATCAGCTGATATTCACAACACTTAAGGCCCGTTAAACTCCTAGTGGGCCCTGCATGGACACATTAAGTTCATATCCACAGTTCTTCATTGCATGCATTGGGTATTTGCCTCTTAATAAACAGTTAAAGCTGGAATTGGCATTTTGTTAAAGTTTGGCTAGTCGACTTTTGTCATATTTCGGAAGACCACCTAATCTTCCTGCATAcatgtgaataaattatttcacCAACCCTGATACTGACGACAATGCAGGGCCTCAAGATCTGTTTGCATACCATTTCAATTTAAGGAGGATCATTTCAGCTTTGTTTAAGGTCTGCtacccctaatttgcatatgaaaaaaggTACAATAGCTGCCTCCTGTCCTCTTTTGCCAGCCACTACCTAGTGCTAGGCTGGGTAGTAAAAACAGTGATAAGAATCATCTGCAAATTATGGATTTTGCTTGCTGTGCAAACACTTTCATCAAAGTACCATCATCAGTATACCTCCCATAAAGttattccaatgcatatatacATGAGAATAAAGACCACTTCACTGGCCCTTTTTGATTAGTTTTCATGTTACCTCCGATGTTTGTCTTTTCCTGTACTAAATCTGATGCCGGGCCCACTCCCTTGGTTGACATTGCTGCCACTGAAACAGCATATTCAGTGTTTAGCCTCAAACCAGTAATGTTGAATTTGAAGGGCAAAACACCCTCTTGCAAGCGATTAGGTTCCAAGATATCAAAGTTGACCACTGTTGAGGAAAAAAGATTGTCATCAGTGAACCTGAGGTACATCATCAGTCTCTTCTTTTgagataaaatttcttacagCAGGGCCCTTGTATGGCTTTGTGAAAGACCTGGTCAACTGAGGGTTAATGGGTTCTGTTGATTTGCAAAACTATATATTATTGGCCCAGTATTTTGTAAGTCAACCTGCAGCAAATTCCATTATTGGCCTTTTAAACAAGTACATACTTGAACATGCCTTGCTCTTTCTTGACTTGTGAAAGTGTTGCAAATACAAACAATTACAACCTTCAGTCTCAGCATGTCACTTAAAAATCTGACTCTGTCAAGAAACACCAGACTTCAAAGAATCATAGAAAATGgccattttttctccttttgCCAATATTTTTGCACATAATTAGGGAGTCAAATATTAACTGGCTGCATTTAAATAATTAATATCAAAAAGtctcacaaaataaattgtccTACTTAAACAAGGTTACCATGCatacaggtccacaatcaccatttttAAGCAATGAGTTTGGAACAAATCA from Ptychodera flava strain L36383 chromosome 12, AS_Pfla_20210202, whole genome shotgun sequence includes the following:
- the LOC139144878 gene encoding uncharacterized protein isoform X4; this encodes MLTSLQILVGILISAEFTLGIKLHVPDYKVAKNGSTVTIQCNMYDIETTERLSSEDLVWYFKTRQLNHSIYTAINTTASQLTLTDISFSQAGNYTCAIQQHAGAAATATTVVAVGTVPGVANFSCMSRNIIDMWCTWDPVDSYIPTTYEFTFRQYSQRNQWRACPNTTAMGENSCYLDQYSHNGSQHRMKVTATNALDEINKEIWYNPDTETVPFPPGSVNILPQSPISVLVTWKAPYNWYTDSFRLKYKLQYVNEWETGWFQELSSLENQMEISGLVPFTRYVIRIACQPAFIHSNIWSDWTIAYGHTLESAPSQGVALHLSEEEMNTDRTRDVTITWTLPERRHRNGIIVGFNITLEDEINSINTKQWTINDGNATEFTIKELERYRSYQVSVIAFNNAGSSPASSIRILDPATAPSAPMITKVEAKSNSSILVSWKPPENPNGHVVGYVLAYRASGRRMTNQGVWNHVAFEGDVREYLVTELEAFVPYEFKVQAKNSGGFGGFSPTITKYTMEGVPSGPPVNLTLQAFPEYPTILEAQWSPPSITDRNGIIISYQFRLCQSSESIYNLTAAERAKCRVVNFDILEPNRLQEGVLPFKFNITGLRLNTEYAVSVAAMSTKGVGPASDLVQEKTNIGAPEERPTGVEMPAELVNESEFTVRWSMPIMQHNKISHYEVTARPQNNTKYCQPKFVNATLTETKIANLCGYEMYEINVRACSVALIAEPCGNYSDPVYATTLMGVPSMPLKVKATPVDDSTLKIAWLPPDRPNGPLEDMIYMIDCYSGGDVIISREAVGLTEIKAEAKCDAGIATDALQVTCSVKSSLNHLESPLSKSNEVQLCYEQKVWPIVLSVLAGFTGIMIIFLLFVYCRKCAKKQHVSHAKPLWDAEMPQTNFQNDEKEVFDQLPYMVKDELGRNDSSSTGSISSDVDTDSQKALLPNPGANTEKGKFGKDARIPTVVVINKRGTADGKAVPGASIASDDYQQVTERNGRCVLLPEQQVVNRAEIQTDRKGVMKPIIQPSAKRGKHPFSPPGKANGDAFTGHHGDPANSTYIQHGAVANMPKVQPSVSSKVPVHHGINGPQPVDGEIVKRDGHMSKPCDEKAPQEANTPDPPGLVNATNRISHQPAVQVKQPGSLALSQEYQPHDFLQSGRSRRDLESTSSSSSSVTSDGSTLYACHSEDEENTVPLLQGKPEEHMKRSFKNAREVHSPEYVQRQPKQAAFIPNGSSKQNDSNIPACRSKGATPCAGNDSNVESSAPLLKKVSDDSWPRSSPSNSDGSHLEFQTTGGVRERPSLPTSQMEKSEGNSTKGVNTGIPEKPTEAKNGEYVPLVDFQHQITQPSSQPLAEPSSLSTDKDRQRQISSGNHRHDYQPLENFDQSIEQDDDSSTTSSNTDNGEDVDDSEMRLSTSSGSPRHLPWGQPSPLTQQNYDAHDADSVSSESSTSSNPCDVDDTGYVPNTLC
- the LOC139144878 gene encoding uncharacterized protein isoform X2 — protein: MLTSLQILVGILISAEFTLGIKLHVPDYKVAKNGSTVTIQCNMYDIETTERLSSEDLVWYFKTRQLNHSIYTAINTTASQLTLTDISFSQAGNYTCAIQQHAGAAATATTVVAVGTVPGVANFSCMSRNIIDMWCTWDPVDSYIPTTYEFTFRQYSQRNQWRACPNTTAMGENSCYLDQYSHNGSQHRMKVTATNALDEINKEIWYNPDTETVPFPPGSVNILPQSPISVLVTWKAPYNWYTDSFRLKYKLQYVNEWETGWFQLPIVINDKTYCYAKGLEIHTLYHFKISCKPSGHGGQWSQWSSLACGRTKEAAPSQGVALHLSEEEMNTDRTRDVTITWTLPERRHRNGIIVGFNITLEDEINSINTKQWTINDGNATEFTIKELERYRSYQVSVIAFNNAGSSPASSIRILDPATAPSAPMITKVEAKSNSSILVSWKPPENPNGHVVGYVLAYRASGRRMTNQGVWNHVAFEGDVREYLVTELEAFVPYEFKVQAKNSGGFGGFSPTITKYTMEGVPSGPPVNLTLQAFPEYPTILEAQWSPPSITDRNGIIISYQFRLCQSSESIYNLTAAERAKCRVVNFDILEPNRLQEGVLPFKFNITGLRLNTEYAVSVAAMSTKGVGPASDLVQEKTNIGAPEERPTGVEMPAELVNESEFTVRWSMPIMQHNKISHYEVTARPQNNTKYCQPKFVNATLTETKIANLCGYEMYEINVRACSVALIAEPCGNYSDPVYATTLMGVPSMPLKVKATPVDDSTLKIAWLPPDRPNGPLEDMIYMIDCYSGGDVIISREAVGLTEIKAEAKCDAGIATDALQVTCSVKSSLNHLESPLSKSNEVQLCYEQKVWPIVLSVLAGFTGIMIIFLLFVYCRKCAKKQHVSHAKPLWDAEMPQTNFQNDEKEVFDQLPYMVKDELGRNDSSSTGSISSDVDTDSQKALLPNPGANTEKGKFGKDARIPTVVVINKRGTADGKAVPGASIASDDYQQVTERNGRCVLLPEQQVVNRAEIQTDRKGVMKPIIQPSAKRGKHPFSPPGKANGDAFTGHHGDPANSTYIQHGAVANMPKVQPSVSSKVPVHHGINGPQPVDGEIVKRDGHMSKPCDEKAPQEANTPDPPGLVNATNRISHQPAVQVKQPGSLALSQEYQPHDFLQSGRSRRDLESTSSSSSSVTSDGSTLYACHSEDEENTVPLLQGKPEEHMKRSFKNAREVHSPEYVQRQPKQAAFIPNGSSKQNDSNIPACRSKGATPCAGNDSNVESSAPLLKKVSDDSWPRSSPSNSDGSHLEFQTTGGVRERPSLPTSQMEKSEGNSTKGVNTGIPEKPTEAKNGEYVPLVDFQHQITQPSSQPLAEPSSLSTDKDRQRQISSGNHRHDYQPLENFDQSIEQDDDSSTTSSNTDNGEDVDDSEMRLSTSSGSPRHLPWGQPSPLTQQNYDAHDADSVSSESSTSSNPCDVDDTGYVPNTLC
- the LOC139144878 gene encoding uncharacterized protein isoform X1 — its product is MLTSLQILVGILISAEFTLGIKLHVPDYKVAKNGSTVTIQCNMYDIETTERLSSEDLVWYFKTRQLNHSIYTAINTTASQLTLTDISFSQAGNYTCAIQQHAGAAATATTVVAVGTVPGVANFSCMSRNIIDMWCTWDPVDSYIPTTYEFTFRQYSQRNQWRACPNTTAMGENSCYLDQYSHNGSQHRMKVTATNALDEINKEIWYNPDTETMPFPPENVQVVPASQNSLLITWDPPASWLTQYYFLDYKVQHYSEWEEGQWSKLPIVINDKTYCYAKGLEIHTLYHFKISCKPSGHGGQWSQWSSLACGRTKEAAPSQGVALHLSEEEMNTDRTRDVTITWTLPERRHRNGIIVGFNITLEDEINSINTKQWTINDGNATEFTIKELERYRSYQVSVIAFNNAGSSPASSIRILDPATAPSAPMITKVEAKSNSSILVSWKPPENPNGHVVGYVLAYRASGRRMTNQGVWNHVAFEGDVREYLVTELEAFVPYEFKVQAKNSGGFGGFSPTITKYTMEGVPSGPPVNLTLQAFPEYPTILEAQWSPPSITDRNGIIISYQFRLCQSSESIYNLTAAERAKCRVVNFDILEPNRLQEGVLPFKFNITGLRLNTEYAVSVAAMSTKGVGPASDLVQEKTNIGAPEERPTGVEMPAELVNESEFTVRWSMPIMQHNKISHYEVTARPQNNTKYCQPKFVNATLTETKIANLCGYEMYEINVRACSVALIAEPCGNYSDPVYATTLMGVPSMPLKVKATPVDDSTLKIAWLPPDRPNGPLEDMIYMIDCYSGGDVIISREAVGLTEIKAEAKCDAGIATDALQVTCSVKSSLNHLESPLSKSNEVQLCYEQKVWPIVLSVLAGFTGIMIIFLLFVYCRKCAKKQHVSHAKPLWDAEMPQTNFQNDEKEVFDQLPYMVKDELGRNDSSSTGSISSDVDTDSQKALLPNPGANTEKGKFGKDARIPTVVVINKRGTADGKAVPGASIASDDYQQVTERNGRCVLLPEQQVVNRAEIQTDRKGVMKPIIQPSAKRGKHPFSPPGKANGDAFTGHHGDPANSTYIQHGAVANMPKVQPSVSSKVPVHHGINGPQPVDGEIVKRDGHMSKPCDEKAPQEANTPDPPGLVNATNRISHQPAVQVKQPGSLALSQEYQPHDFLQSGRSRRDLESTSSSSSSVTSDGSTLYACHSEDEENTVPLLQGKPEEHMKRSFKNAREVHSPEYVQRQPKQAAFIPNGSSKQNDSNIPACRSKGATPCAGNDSNVESSAPLLKKVSDDSWPRSSPSNSDGSHLEFQTTGGVRERPSLPTSQMEKSEGNSTKGVNTGIPEKPTEAKNGEYVPLVDFQHQITQPSSQPLAEPSSLSTDKDRQRQISSGNHRHDYQPLENFDQSIEQDDDSSTTSSNTDNGEDVDDSEMRLSTSSGSPRHLPWGQPSPLTQQNYDAHDADSVSSESSTSSNPCDVDDTGYVPNTLC
- the LOC139144878 gene encoding uncharacterized protein isoform X3, with translation MLTSLQILVGILISAEFTLGIKLHVPDYKVAKNGSTVTIQCNMYDIETTERLSSEDLVWYFKTRQLNHSIYTAINTTASQLTLTDISFSQAGNYTCAIQQHAGAAATATTVVAVGTVPGVANFSCMSRNIIDMWCTWDPVDSYIPTTYEFTFRQYSQRNQWRACPNTTAMGENSCYLDQYSHNGSQHRMKVTATNALDEINKEIWYNPDTETMPFPPENVQVVPASQNSLLITWDPPASWLTQYYFLDYKVQHYSEWEEGQWSKELSSLENQMEISGLVPFTRYVIRIACQPAFIHSNIWSDWTIAYGHTLESAPSQGVALHLSEEEMNTDRTRDVTITWTLPERRHRNGIIVGFNITLEDEINSINTKQWTINDGNATEFTIKELERYRSYQVSVIAFNNAGSSPASSIRILDPATAPSAPMITKVEAKSNSSILVSWKPPENPNGHVVGYVLAYRASGRRMTNQGVWNHVAFEGDVREYLVTELEAFVPYEFKVQAKNSGGFGGFSPTITKYTMEGVPSGPPVNLTLQAFPEYPTILEAQWSPPSITDRNGIIISYQFRLCQSSESIYNLTAAERAKCRVVNFDILEPNRLQEGVLPFKFNITGLRLNTEYAVSVAAMSTKGVGPASDLVQEKTNIGAPEERPTGVEMPAELVNESEFTVRWSMPIMQHNKISHYEVTARPQNNTKYCQPKFVNATLTETKIANLCGYEMYEINVRACSVALIAEPCGNYSDPVYATTLMGVPSMPLKVKATPVDDSTLKIAWLPPDRPNGPLEDMIYMIDCYSGGDVIISREAVGLTEIKAEAKCDAGIATDALQVTCSVKSSLNHLESPLSKSNEVQLCYEQKVWPIVLSVLAGFTGIMIIFLLFVYCRKCAKKQHVSHAKPLWDAEMPQTNFQNDEKEVFDQLPYMVKDELGRNDSSSTGSISSDVDTDSQKALLPNPGANTEKGKFGKDARIPTVVVINKRGTADGKAVPGASIASDDYQQVTERNGRCVLLPEQQVVNRAEIQTDRKGVMKPIIQPSAKRGKHPFSPPGKANGDAFTGHHGDPANSTYIQHGAVANMPKVQPSVSSKVPVHHGINGPQPVDGEIVKRDGHMSKPCDEKAPQEANTPDPPGLVNATNRISHQPAVQVKQPGSLALSQEYQPHDFLQSGRSRRDLESTSSSSSSVTSDGSTLYACHSEDEENTVPLLQGKPEEHMKRSFKNAREVHSPEYVQRQPKQAAFIPNGSSKQNDSNIPACRSKGATPCAGNDSNVESSAPLLKKVSDDSWPRSSPSNSDGSHLEFQTTGGVRERPSLPTSQMEKSEGNSTKGVNTGIPEKPTEAKNGEYVPLVDFQHQITQPSSQPLAEPSSLSTDKDRQRQISSGNHRHDYQPLENFDQSIEQDDDSSTTSSNTDNGEDVDDSEMRLSTSSGSPRHLPWGQPSPLTQQNYDAHDADSVSSESSTSSNPCDVDDTGYVPNTLC